The Chitinimonas sp. BJYL2 genome has a segment encoding these proteins:
- the recJ gene encoding single-stranded-DNA-specific exonuclease RecJ, with amino-acid sequence MQILTRAVPADAEQALLQAGLHPVEARVYAARGVHDAGELETELRHLLPPDGLLGLSAVAARLADAITAQERILIVADYDADGATACAVGLRGLRLLGAVVDFLVPNRFEYGYGLTPEIVDLAATRKPKLIVTVDNGIASVAGVARAKALGIEVLVTDHHLPGDALPDAPIVNPNQPGCTFGSKHLAGVGVMFYTLLGLRAELRRRGAFGEESGPNLAVLLDLVALGTVADVVKLDANNRILVDQGLKRMRTGKACAGIDALYRAAGREPRRASAFDLGFMLGPRLNAAGRLDDMSLGIACLTTDDADQALAMARQLDQLNRERRDIEAGMQNAAEATLAKVDVGNQYTITLFDADFHQGVVGLLASRLKDKHHRPAIVFADAGEGGIKGSGRSIPGLHLRDALDLVSKRHPELIQRFGGHAMAAGLTLASEAALKPFALAFETVCRELMDAQALHRTIETDGELDSAAMTLDLAERLDGRVWGQGFPAPRFVGQFRVVQQRIVGEKHLKLSLANGRGQQFDAMYFQHDEPLPDQVDAVYQLSVNEWQGRRSLQLLLDFAQ; translated from the coding sequence ATGCAGATACTGACCCGAGCTGTTCCCGCCGATGCCGAGCAAGCCTTGCTGCAAGCAGGCCTGCACCCGGTGGAGGCCCGCGTCTACGCTGCGCGTGGCGTGCATGATGCAGGCGAACTGGAAACCGAGCTGCGCCACCTGCTTCCGCCGGATGGTTTGTTAGGCCTGAGTGCAGTAGCCGCAAGGCTGGCCGATGCGATTACCGCGCAAGAACGCATCCTGATCGTGGCCGACTACGATGCCGATGGTGCCACTGCCTGTGCCGTGGGTCTGCGCGGCCTGCGCTTGCTGGGTGCCGTGGTGGATTTCCTGGTGCCCAATCGCTTCGAGTACGGCTATGGCCTTACACCCGAAATCGTTGACCTTGCCGCTACGCGCAAACCCAAGCTGATTGTGACCGTGGATAACGGTATCGCCAGCGTTGCCGGTGTGGCGCGCGCCAAGGCGCTAGGCATTGAGGTGCTGGTGACCGATCACCATTTGCCCGGCGATGCCTTACCCGATGCGCCTATCGTCAATCCCAACCAGCCAGGCTGTACCTTTGGCAGCAAGCATCTGGCCGGGGTGGGCGTGATGTTCTACACCTTGCTGGGGCTGCGTGCAGAACTGCGCCGACGTGGCGCATTCGGTGAAGAATCGGGCCCGAATCTGGCGGTATTGCTGGATCTGGTTGCCTTGGGCACGGTGGCCGATGTGGTCAAGCTCGATGCCAACAACCGCATCCTGGTCGATCAGGGTCTCAAACGGATGCGTACCGGCAAGGCCTGTGCCGGCATTGATGCACTCTATCGCGCCGCTGGCCGCGAGCCACGCCGTGCCAGTGCGTTTGATCTGGGCTTCATGCTTGGCCCGCGCCTCAATGCCGCGGGCCGGCTCGACGACATGAGCTTGGGCATTGCCTGTCTCACTACCGATGATGCCGATCAGGCACTGGCCATGGCGCGCCAGCTCGATCAGCTCAACCGTGAACGCCGTGATATTGAAGCCGGCATGCAGAACGCGGCCGAAGCCACGCTGGCCAAGGTGGATGTGGGCAACCAGTACACGATTACCTTGTTCGATGCCGATTTTCACCAAGGCGTGGTGGGGTTGCTGGCCAGTCGCCTCAAGGATAAGCACCACCGGCCGGCCATCGTGTTTGCCGATGCCGGCGAGGGCGGTATCAAGGGTTCGGGGCGCTCCATACCCGGTCTGCACCTGCGCGATGCGCTGGACCTGGTGTCCAAACGCCATCCCGAACTCATCCAGCGCTTTGGTGGACATGCCATGGCAGCCGGGCTCACGCTGGCTAGCGAAGCGGCACTCAAGCCCTTTGCGCTGGCATTCGAGACCGTTTGCCGGGAACTCATGGATGCCCAAGCACTGCACCGCACGATTGAAACCGATGGCGAACTCGATAGCGCCGCCATGACATTGGATCTGGCTGAACGGCTGGATGGCCGTGTCTGGGGTCAAGGCTTCCCGGCGCCACGGTTTGTGGGGCAGTTCCGCGTGGTGCAGCAACGCATTGTGGGCGAGAAGCACCTCAAGCTGTCCTTGGCGAATGGCCGCGGCCAGCAGTTCGATGCCATGTATTTCCAGCACGATGAACCACTGCCCGATCAGGTGGATGCCGTGTACCAGTTATCCGTCAACGAGTGGCAGGGCAGGCGCAGCTTGCAGTTGCTGCTCGATTTTGCTCAGTAA
- the rlmB gene encoding 23S rRNA (guanosine(2251)-2'-O)-methyltransferase RlmB, producing the protein MANKRVLHGFHAVTARLSRLPSSVLELYVAKERHDPRMTGLLKLAEQQGIRIMPVEVSRLDGLAGHLGHQGVVAVIDANKQVVALEDVLEDLTEPALLLILDGITDPHNLGACLRVADAMGVHAVIAPKDKSVGINATVSKVACGAAEVVPYIVATNLARTLRDIKDAGIWIAGTDMDTQTDLFHFDQTGPLAWVMGAEGQGMRRLTREHCDVLVSIPMFGSVESLNVSVASGICVAETRRQRVMAGEARR; encoded by the coding sequence ATGGCCAATAAACGTGTTCTGCATGGCTTCCACGCCGTGACTGCCCGCCTGTCACGCTTGCCCAGCAGCGTGCTTGAACTTTACGTAGCCAAGGAGCGCCACGATCCACGCATGACGGGCCTGCTCAAGCTGGCCGAGCAGCAAGGCATCCGCATCATGCCGGTGGAGGTATCGCGGCTCGATGGCTTGGCTGGACATCTGGGACATCAGGGCGTGGTAGCCGTGATCGACGCCAACAAGCAGGTCGTCGCCCTCGAAGACGTGCTCGAAGACCTGACAGAACCCGCACTGTTGTTGATTCTGGACGGCATTACTGACCCGCATAACCTCGGCGCCTGCCTGCGCGTGGCCGATGCCATGGGCGTCCATGCGGTGATTGCGCCCAAGGACAAATCGGTAGGTATCAATGCCACGGTGTCCAAAGTGGCATGCGGTGCAGCCGAAGTGGTGCCCTACATCGTGGCGACCAATCTGGCGCGTACGCTGCGCGATATCAAGGACGCAGGCATCTGGATTGCCGGCACCGATATGGATACGCAAACCGACCTGTTCCACTTCGACCAGACCGGCCCGCTGGCCTGGGTGATGGGCGCCGAAGGGCAGGGCATGCGCCGGCTCACGCGCGAGCATTGCGATGTCCTCGTCAGCATTCCCATGTTTGGCTCGGTGGAGAGCCTCAATGTCTCGGTGGCCAGCGGCATTTGCGTGGCGGAGACGCGGCGCCAGCGTGTCATGGCAGGTGAAGCCAGGCGTTAA
- the prfB gene encoding peptide chain release factor 2 (programmed frameshift): MEAERLNQIDNSLADLAARGDELRRYLDYAGKKDRLEEVNRLTEDPSIWEDPKKAQELGKEKKLLEGVVLVLDEISQVVADSGDLFAMAREESDWDTVQAVADDIAGAEAKIADLEFRRMFSDPMDPANCFLDIQSGAGGTEAQDWAGMLMRMYIRYAERKGFTVEVMEESEGEVAGIQSCTLKISGEYAYGRLRTETGVHRLVRVSPFDSNARRHTSFTSVFIYPEVDDSIEIEINPADLRVDTYRASGAGGQHINKTDSAVRITHNPTGIVVQCQNDRSQHRNREEAMQMLRAKLYEAELRKRMEAQQNLEAGKSDIGWGHQIRSYVFDQSRVKDLRTNVEVGNVKGVMDGDLDIFIEASLKQGV, encoded by the exons ATGGAAGCCGAACGCCTCAACCAGATCGATAACTCCCTCGCCGACCTCGCCGCCCGTGGCGACGAGCTGCGGAGGTATCTT GACTACGCAGGCAAGAAAGACCGCCTCGAAGAAGTCAACCGCCTGACCGAAGACCCGAGCATCTGGGAAGACCCCAAGAAGGCGCAGGAGCTGGGCAAGGAAAAGAAGCTGCTTGAAGGCGTGGTGCTCGTACTCGACGAGATCAGCCAGGTCGTGGCCGACAGCGGCGACCTGTTCGCCATGGCACGTGAGGAGTCGGACTGGGATACGGTACAAGCCGTGGCCGACGATATCGCTGGAGCCGAGGCCAAGATCGCCGATCTGGAATTCCGCCGCATGTTCTCGGACCCGATGGACCCGGCCAACTGCTTCCTCGACATCCAGTCGGGCGCGGGCGGTACCGAGGCCCAGGACTGGGCCGGCATGCTGATGCGCATGTATATCCGCTACGCCGAGCGCAAGGGCTTTACCGTTGAAGTGATGGAAGAGTCCGAAGGCGAAGTGGCCGGCATCCAGAGCTGCACGCTCAAGATCAGCGGCGAATACGCTTATGGCCGACTGCGTACCGAAACCGGCGTGCACCGTCTGGTGCGTGTGTCGCCGTTCGATTCGAACGCGCGCCGCCATACCTCGTTCACCTCGGTATTCATCTACCCTGAAGTCGACGACAGCATCGAAATCGAAATCAACCCGGCCGATCTGCGCGTGGATACCTATCGCGCCTCAGGTGCTGGTGGCCAGCACATCAACAAGACCGATTCGGCCGTGCGGATCACGCACAACCCGACCGGCATTGTAGTGCAGTGCCAGAACGACCGCTCGCAACACCGCAACCGTGAAGAAGCCATGCAGATGCTACGCGCCAAGCTCTATGAAGCCGAGCTGCGCAAGCGCATGGAAGCCCAGCAGAACCTCGAAGCCGGCAAATCCGACATCGGCTGGGGCCACCAGATCCGCTCGTACGTGTTCGACCAGAGCCGCGTCAAGGATCTGCGCACCAATGTGGAAGTGGGCAACGTCAAGGGCGTGATGGATGGCGATCTCGATATCTTCATCGAGGCCAGCCTCAAACAAGGCGTCTGA
- the lysS gene encoding lysine--tRNA ligase, with the protein MAEQDSPLTLDDNQLMAERRAKLAEIRKQGPAFPNDFERKHLAADLHAKHDGAEKEALEADAIEVSVAGRMMLKRVMGKAAFATLQDGSGRIQLYIALDKVGEEALAAFKHWDLGDIVGAVGTLMKTKTGELSVQATQIRLLAKSLRPLPEKFHGMTDQEQKYRQRYLDLITNEQSRDTFIKRSKIVQKVREVMVSESYLEVETPMMHPIPGGAAAKPFVTHHNALDMPLYLRIAPELYLKRLVVGGMERVFEINRNFRNEGMSTRHNPEFTMMEFYEAYCDYRRMMDLTEQVIRECSRAVNGHAVIEYQGKMVDLSKPFERLTVVQAILKYNSHYSEAQLNDRVWLKAEIEKLGGKSFATSGISGLQFSLFEETTETKLWDPTYIIDYPVEISPLARGSDSRPGITERFELFVVGRELANGFSELNDPEDQAERFLDQVRQKDAGDDEAMHYDADYIKALEYGMPPAGGCGIGIDRLVMLLTDAPSIRDVILFPQMRRED; encoded by the coding sequence ATGGCCGAACAAGACAGCCCCCTGACCCTAGACGACAACCAGCTGATGGCCGAACGCCGCGCCAAACTGGCTGAAATCCGCAAACAGGGTCCGGCATTCCCCAACGATTTCGAGCGCAAGCATCTGGCTGCTGATCTGCATGCCAAACACGATGGCGCGGAGAAAGAAGCGCTGGAAGCCGATGCGATCGAAGTCTCGGTGGCTGGCCGCATGATGCTCAAGCGTGTCATGGGCAAGGCGGCGTTCGCCACGCTGCAGGATGGTTCGGGCCGTATCCAGCTCTATATCGCGCTCGACAAGGTCGGCGAAGAAGCGCTGGCTGCGTTCAAGCACTGGGATCTGGGTGATATCGTCGGTGCTGTTGGGACGCTGATGAAGACCAAGACCGGCGAGCTGAGCGTGCAGGCTACGCAGATCCGCCTGCTGGCGAAGTCGTTGCGTCCGCTGCCCGAGAAGTTCCACGGCATGACCGATCAGGAACAGAAGTATCGTCAGCGTTACCTCGACCTGATCACCAACGAGCAAAGCCGCGATACCTTTATCAAGCGCAGCAAGATCGTGCAGAAGGTGCGCGAAGTGATGGTGAGCGAAAGCTACCTCGAAGTCGAAACGCCGATGATGCACCCGATTCCGGGCGGCGCTGCCGCCAAGCCGTTCGTGACGCACCACAACGCACTCGATATGCCGCTGTACCTGCGCATTGCGCCGGAGCTGTATCTGAAGCGTCTGGTTGTGGGTGGCATGGAGCGCGTGTTCGAAATCAACCGCAACTTCCGCAATGAGGGGATGAGCACGCGCCACAACCCCGAGTTCACCATGATGGAGTTCTACGAGGCCTACTGCGACTACCGCCGCATGATGGACCTGACTGAACAGGTGATCCGCGAGTGCTCGCGTGCCGTGAATGGCCATGCCGTCATCGAATACCAGGGCAAGATGGTGGATCTGTCCAAGCCCTTCGAGCGCCTCACCGTGGTGCAGGCCATCCTCAAGTACAACTCGCACTACAGCGAAGCGCAGCTCAATGATCGCGTATGGCTCAAGGCCGAGATCGAGAAGTTGGGTGGCAAGAGTTTTGCCACTAGCGGCATTTCGGGCCTCCAATTCAGCCTGTTCGAGGAAACCACCGAGACCAAGCTGTGGGATCCGACCTACATCATCGACTACCCGGTCGAAATCTCGCCGCTGGCCCGTGGTTCGGACAGCCGCCCCGGCATTACCGAGCGTTTCGAGCTGTTTGTGGTGGGCCGTGAGCTGGCCAACGGTTTCTCGGAACTGAACGACCCGGAAGACCAGGCCGAGCGTTTCCTCGACCAGGTCCGCCAGAAGGACGCCGGCGACGATGAAGCCATGCATTACGACGCCGACTACATCAAGGCGCTCGAATACGGCATGCCGCCCGCCGGTGGTTGCGGCATCGGTATCGACCGTCTGGTCATGCTGCTGACCGATGCCCCGAGCATCCGTGACGTGATCCTGTTCCCGCAGATGCGCCGCGAAGATTGA
- a CDS encoding MerR family transcriptional regulator, with amino-acid sequence MRIAELETASNLPRSTIRYYEQIGLLSPVRRDQNGYRTYDRHHLTELIFISKAQFVGFTLDEVRPALDKLRAPPEHCEALLASLHNKRREILLIIEQEHQRLATLDRLIERFAGGDPPAAAPVQTP; translated from the coding sequence ATGCGAATTGCAGAACTGGAGACAGCGAGCAACTTGCCACGCAGCACGATTCGCTACTACGAGCAGATCGGACTTTTATCGCCCGTCCGGCGTGATCAGAACGGTTATCGGACCTATGATCGGCACCACCTGACCGAGCTGATTTTCATCAGCAAAGCACAGTTCGTCGGCTTCACCCTCGACGAGGTGCGCCCAGCGCTGGATAAGTTGCGTGCCCCACCCGAGCACTGCGAAGCGCTACTGGCAAGCTTGCACAACAAACGCCGCGAAATCCTGCTCATTATCGAGCAGGAGCATCAGCGCCTGGCAACACTTGACCGCTTGATTGAACGCTTTGCAGGCGGCGATCCACCCGCTGCAGCGCCTGTGCAAACACCTTAA
- the mnmC gene encoding bifunctional tRNA (5-methylaminomethyl-2-thiouridine)(34)-methyltransferase MnmD/FAD-dependent 5-carboxymethylaminomethyl-2-thiouridine(34) oxidoreductase MnmC, which translates to MIGLQAAQLALTKDGIPYSPAFDDIYHSQSGGLAQARSVFLAGNGLPQRWQGRDRFVIAETGFGLGLSFLATWQAWRRDPARTRRLHFISCELHPFTRADLAHLHASLLQAEPDLAELAAQLQANWPELVTGIHRIELDGGAVTLTLLLGDALDWLPRLPARVDAFFLDGFSPAKNPELWQEALYKQFTRLAASEATLATYTVAGHVRRGLEAAGFAVERQAGFGSKRQMLTGVFRGRRTDETYQGERRAIIIGAGMAGAAVAERLTLRGWRVTLVDGNTGPAQGASGNLAGAYRPVVSADDNPQTRLARAAFLYGLRWFKQLDFTGWHPSGALQIARHADELARFAAIPVELAYPPTLARHVDASEASALAGAPVSQGGLWFAQAGWVQPRALVQTLLDRCGEHLQHQWGRVVTQIERKDGDWQIRDAQGELLAEAPVLILANAADASRFAPALALGRDTRYVSHLAGVALPANQAVVCRAGYLTPGFEGTACLGSSPASPGQTDAELHTANLALLAEMGVPLNAESLVAGRRCERPGTADRLPVVGPVADAGAFQSKHAGSLHLAPRQPGLYVISGFGARGLVWSGLMAELLASQIEGEPLPLPRELVQAVDPARFL; encoded by the coding sequence ATGATCGGACTCCAAGCCGCCCAACTCGCGCTGACCAAAGACGGTATCCCGTACTCGCCAGCGTTCGACGATATCTACCACTCGCAATCGGGCGGGCTGGCACAGGCACGTTCGGTATTTCTGGCCGGCAATGGCCTACCGCAGCGCTGGCAGGGGCGGGATCGCTTCGTTATCGCTGAAACCGGCTTTGGCCTGGGCCTGAGTTTTCTGGCGACCTGGCAGGCGTGGCGTCGCGATCCAGCCCGCACGCGGCGGCTACACTTCATTTCCTGTGAGCTGCACCCGTTCACCCGCGCCGATCTGGCTCATTTGCATGCGAGCTTGCTGCAAGCCGAGCCCGATCTGGCGGAACTGGCGGCGCAATTGCAGGCCAACTGGCCCGAGCTGGTCACCGGCATCCATCGCATCGAACTCGATGGTGGTGCCGTGACGCTGACGTTATTGCTGGGTGATGCACTCGACTGGTTGCCGCGTCTGCCGGCGCGGGTGGACGCCTTCTTTCTGGATGGCTTCTCGCCCGCCAAAAATCCCGAGCTCTGGCAGGAGGCCCTCTACAAGCAGTTCACCCGGCTTGCGGCCAGCGAGGCGACCTTGGCGACCTATACGGTTGCCGGCCATGTACGTCGCGGTCTGGAGGCGGCCGGCTTTGCTGTGGAGCGTCAGGCCGGCTTTGGGAGCAAGCGGCAGATGCTCACCGGTGTGTTTCGCGGCCGGCGTACCGATGAAACCTATCAGGGCGAGCGACGCGCGATCATCATCGGGGCCGGCATGGCCGGGGCGGCGGTGGCCGAGCGACTCACCCTGCGCGGTTGGCGAGTGACCTTGGTGGATGGCAACACCGGCCCCGCCCAAGGCGCATCGGGCAACCTGGCCGGTGCATATCGCCCCGTGGTGTCAGCAGACGACAATCCGCAAACCCGATTGGCGCGCGCCGCATTCCTGTATGGATTGCGTTGGTTTAAGCAGCTGGACTTCACAGGCTGGCACCCCAGTGGCGCCTTGCAGATTGCCCGCCATGCCGATGAGTTGGCCCGTTTTGCGGCCATCCCGGTGGAACTGGCTTATCCGCCGACGCTGGCGCGCCATGTCGATGCCAGCGAGGCGAGCGCGCTGGCTGGTGCGCCGGTCAGCCAGGGCGGCTTGTGGTTTGCCCAGGCCGGCTGGGTGCAGCCAAGGGCATTGGTGCAGACGCTGCTGGATCGCTGCGGTGAGCATTTGCAGCACCAGTGGGGCAGGGTGGTAACGCAGATTGAACGCAAGGACGGGGACTGGCAGATTCGTGATGCGCAGGGCGAGCTGCTGGCAGAGGCACCGGTGCTGATCCTGGCCAATGCTGCCGATGCAAGCCGCTTTGCGCCAGCACTGGCATTAGGGCGTGACACACGCTATGTCAGCCATCTGGCTGGCGTGGCGCTGCCAGCCAACCAAGCCGTGGTCTGCCGGGCGGGCTATCTCACGCCGGGCTTTGAAGGCACGGCTTGCCTGGGCTCCTCGCCGGCCTCACCGGGGCAGACGGATGCGGAACTGCACACCGCCAATCTGGCACTGCTGGCGGAGATGGGGGTGCCATTGAACGCCGAATCGCTGGTGGCCGGTCGCCGCTGCGAGCGCCCCGGCACCGCCGACCGGCTGCCTGTGGTTGGCCCAGTCGCGGATGCCGGCGCCTTTCAGTCTAAACATGCAGGCAGCCTCCATCTGGCGCCACGCCAGCCTGGCCTGTATGTGATCAGCGGGTTTGGTGCCCGCGGATTGGTCTGGAGCGGTTTGATGGCCGAACTGCTCGCCAGCCAGATCGAAGGCGAACCGCTGCCGCTGCCGCGTGAACTGGTCCAGGCGGTGGACCCGGCCCGCTTTCTCTGA
- the ubiG gene encoding bifunctional 2-polyprenyl-6-hydroxyphenol methylase/3-demethylubiquinol 3-O-methyltransferase UbiG produces the protein MTTQDTNVDPAELAKFADLAHKWWDKDSEFKPLHEINPLRLGFIDGFATLAGKTVLDVGCGGGILAEAMAQAGATVTGIDLADKSLKVARLHGLESGVKVEYRCVPVEVLATEMPGQFDVVTCMEMLEHVPEPTRVVEACARLVKPGGWVFFSTISRNPKAYLHAVLGAEYILGLLPRGTHEYARFLKPSELTRMARNAGLDAVQLKGMGYDLARKTYHLNDDASVNYLLACRSMAA, from the coding sequence ATGACCACCCAAGACACGAATGTCGACCCGGCCGAGTTGGCCAAGTTTGCTGATCTGGCCCACAAGTGGTGGGACAAGGACAGCGAGTTCAAGCCGCTGCACGAAATCAATCCTTTGCGTCTGGGATTTATCGATGGCTTCGCCACCCTGGCCGGTAAAACCGTACTCGATGTGGGGTGTGGCGGCGGTATTCTGGCTGAGGCCATGGCGCAGGCGGGTGCCACCGTCACCGGCATCGATCTTGCCGATAAATCGCTCAAGGTTGCCCGTTTGCATGGCTTGGAGTCCGGCGTGAAGGTGGAATACCGTTGCGTACCCGTTGAGGTGCTGGCCACCGAGATGCCCGGTCAGTTCGATGTAGTGACCTGCATGGAAATGCTGGAGCACGTGCCGGAGCCGACCCGCGTAGTAGAGGCTTGTGCACGCCTGGTCAAACCCGGCGGCTGGGTGTTCTTCTCGACGATCTCCCGTAACCCCAAGGCATACCTGCACGCCGTACTCGGTGCCGAATACATACTCGGTCTTCTGCCTCGCGGTACGCACGAATATGCACGCTTTCTCAAGCCCTCCGAGCTCACCCGCATGGCGCGCAATGCCGGGCTTGATGCCGTGCAACTCAAGGGCATGGGCTACGATCTCGCCCGCAAGACTTACCATCTCAATGATGATGCCAGCGTGAATTATCTCCTTGCCTGCCGGAGCATGGCAGCGTGA
- a CDS encoding alpha/beta fold hydrolase, whose translation MRITCSDGRQLSASWFGVNGASRGVVVISGALGVRRQFYSPLATFLASKGWEVLTFDFRGIGESSFDHPARDPARMRDWGRYDLDAALGLAAARADGWHRVRLLGHSAGGHLTGLASAFQSVPATLLIASGTCYWRRYSWMHWPRMLAAWRLAVPLSLRVFGFAPAWLGVGAALPAGVAQDWRDWSLRPDYLFDDPQLDVSGYQRYRGSVRALTIEDDTAYAPVAQVAHLLSHFPGAQITCEHIAAKPMGHFGFFRTANAHHWARVTDWLAGTDIEVDASSGHASAGHGV comes from the coding sequence ATGCGAATTACGTGCTCAGACGGTCGGCAGTTGTCGGCATCCTGGTTCGGCGTAAACGGTGCGTCGCGAGGGGTTGTGGTGATCTCCGGCGCACTTGGCGTACGCCGCCAGTTCTACTCCCCGCTGGCAACCTTTTTGGCTAGCAAGGGATGGGAAGTGCTGACATTCGATTTTCGAGGTATCGGGGAGTCGAGTTTCGACCATCCTGCGCGCGATCCTGCAAGGATGAGGGATTGGGGCCGGTACGATCTCGATGCGGCATTGGGCTTGGCGGCTGCTCGTGCCGACGGCTGGCATCGGGTGCGCTTGCTGGGCCACAGTGCAGGCGGACATCTCACCGGACTGGCGTCGGCATTTCAGTCTGTACCTGCCACGCTGCTCATCGCATCGGGAACCTGCTACTGGCGTCGCTATAGCTGGATGCATTGGCCAAGAATGCTGGCGGCCTGGCGACTTGCTGTGCCACTGTCACTGCGCGTATTCGGGTTTGCACCGGCATGGCTGGGTGTGGGGGCTGCGCTTCCTGCTGGCGTAGCCCAAGATTGGCGGGACTGGAGCCTGCGCCCGGATTATCTGTTTGATGATCCTCAACTGGATGTGTCTGGTTATCAGCGCTATCGGGGTTCGGTCCGGGCGCTGACAATTGAAGACGACACGGCCTACGCCCCGGTAGCGCAGGTGGCGCATCTGTTGTCCCACTTCCCGGGTGCCCAGATAACTTGTGAGCACATTGCGGCAAAGCCAATGGGACACTTTGGCTTTTTCCGTACAGCCAATGCCCACCATTGGGCGCGGGTGACCGATTGGCTGGCTGGGACGGACATCGAGGTGGATGCCTCGTCGGGCCATGCCTCGGCTGGTCATGGGGTATAA
- a CDS encoding TRZ/ATZ family hydrolase, with protein MSLTVLHPRWLIPVEPKGTVLEQHALVMKDEHIEAVLTSDEARRRYADASHVELADHALLPGLVNLHGHSAMSLLRGLADDLALMDWLNHHIWPAEKRHVSDEFVFDGTLHAIAEMIRGGTTTINDMYFHHDAVARAAIMAGMRTVVGCSILEFPTGYALNADDYIGKALSARDAFQGERLVDFALAPHAPYTVADETFSKIITLAEQLNLLVHCHIHETRDEIEGSIKQYGVRPLERLRNLGLLGPNLIAAHVVHANDTEIDLLAKHGVHVAHNPASNLKLASGFARITAMHRAGVNVGLGTDGAASNNKLDLLGDLRMAALLAKAESTDPTALDAASSLEMATLAGARALGKGDQIGSLLAGKQADMIAIDLAALETLPVFDPISQIVYAAGREQVSHTWVAGRCLMQNRVLTTLSADQIAAKGRWWQHRITQPAA; from the coding sequence ATGTCGCTGACCGTACTCCACCCCCGCTGGCTGATTCCCGTTGAACCCAAGGGCACGGTGCTTGAGCAGCACGCACTGGTCATGAAGGATGAGCATATTGAAGCTGTGCTCACGAGTGACGAAGCCCGTCGCCGTTATGCAGACGCCAGCCATGTGGAACTGGCCGATCACGCATTGCTGCCGGGGCTGGTCAATCTGCATGGCCATTCCGCGATGAGCCTGCTGCGCGGCCTGGCCGATGATCTGGCCCTGATGGACTGGCTTAATCACCACATCTGGCCGGCTGAAAAGCGCCATGTGTCGGACGAGTTTGTGTTTGACGGCACGCTGCATGCAATAGCCGAAATGATCCGTGGTGGCACCACCACCATCAACGACATGTACTTCCATCACGATGCCGTTGCCCGTGCCGCCATCATGGCCGGCATGCGCACGGTGGTCGGTTGCTCGATCCTGGAATTCCCCACCGGTTATGCACTGAATGCCGACGACTACATCGGCAAGGCGCTCAGCGCCCGCGATGCATTCCAAGGCGAGCGGCTGGTTGATTTTGCGTTGGCGCCGCACGCGCCTTACACGGTGGCGGATGAAACCTTCAGCAAGATCATCACCCTGGCCGAGCAACTGAATCTGCTGGTTCACTGCCATATCCATGAGACCCGGGACGAGATCGAGGGCAGCATCAAGCAATATGGTGTGCGTCCGCTGGAACGCCTGCGCAATCTGGGCCTGCTGGGGCCGAACCTGATTGCCGCGCATGTGGTGCATGCCAACGATACCGAAATCGACCTGCTCGCCAAGCATGGCGTACATGTGGCGCATAACCCGGCTAGCAACCTCAAGCTGGCATCGGGTTTTGCACGCATCACTGCCATGCACCGTGCTGGCGTGAATGTGGGCCTGGGTACTGACGGCGCCGCCAGCAACAACAAGCTCGATCTGCTTGGCGATCTGCGCATGGCCGCCTTGCTGGCCAAGGCCGAGTCCACCGACCCGACCGCACTCGATGCTGCAAGCTCACTGGAAATGGCCACGCTCGCCGGTGCCCGAGCCTTGGGCAAAGGGGATCAGATCGGCAGTCTGCTGGCCGGCAAGCAGGCCGACATGATTGCCATTGATCTCGCTGCACTCGAAACCCTGCCCGTGTTCGACCCGATTTCGCAGATTGTGTACGCCGCCGGTCGCGAACAGGTCAGCCACACCTGGGTGGCCGGACGCTGCCTCATGCAGAACCGCGTACTCACCACCCTGAGTGCCGACCAGATTGCAGCCAAGGGCCGCTGGTGGCAGCACCGCATCACCCAGCCCGCGGCATGA